The window TAATAAAATTGAAGGAGAATCACACATACAATATGACAAAAAATCAATAAGATATTTTTCTTTATTCTTAGAGTCAATAGTTAGACCAACTAATTCCACATTAAATAATTCAGAATATGTTTCATTTGTTTTTACTGAATTTTCCTTTTTTGGAATATTTGTAATTGTCGCATATTTTTTCTGGGTCTTATTAATACAAGACATTAGAGTTATTGATATTAATAATAATAATAATAATATTGAATAGTACTTTTTCATTTCAATGTTTTACAACAGATTGGTAATGAAACGTAGGCCAGATAATAAGCACTTTGTTTCAGTTTATAACTTAGTTAAATATAACTATTTTGCTTTTATCTTTTTATTTTAACTGCCAAATTTTATATTTAGCGGACTATGTAAAAAAGCACAGAACTTTGGTTTAGCACAAACGCCCTATGTTTTTTATACCATGTTGTAAACCGTTTTTATTCCATTTTTTTTTAAGAATTTGTTCGGTCGATTTTCCTTTTTTCATCATTGCCATCTGTCCAGAATCACAGTGCTTTTTTAATTCTTGATGGAATTCAGAGTGTTCTTCAGTTGAAAAAAATGTAATATTGAGATTATTTAGATTTTTATTGAATCTGATGGTTTTATCCTCTTTTGTTGGATAGACAAAAATTTTCAGTTCAAATTTGTCATTAGTAAGATATGTTTCTTTATCAGTTTCAAAGCGTAGTTTAGTGTCCAAAAAATCATTTTTCGAACAACTAAAAACTAAAATTAAAAGCAGAAAAGAGGTAATGCTGTTTTTCATTTTAAAACACTCAGAAATATAATTATAATAGTGATTTGTTTCATTTTTAATACAGTATTGAGATGTCTTCTCTATTTTTGGCTAATTGCTTATTGAACTATTAGGTAAGTTTTAGGTACAAAAAGAGTTAACTTAACATACAAATTAATCAAACAAAGGGGTAATATACATCTTGTAACTAGACTACAACTCAACCCACTTTTAAACTGATTTTTTAATACGTCAAGGCTAATTAATTTTTAGTATTACCATAAGACGAGATGTATTTGAAATTATTTTAGTAATATCAGTTATTTTCTTTAACCCATTTATCAATAATTTCTTTGGGTGTGTCTAACATAAATTTTCCTTTACTCTCCCAATAGTTTTGTTGCGATTTAAGATAAGATTCAACAGTAATTTCTTTTCTCGTAAATCTGATTTGGTGTCTAATTCCACCGTATTCTAATAGAATAGTATGCCTTTTAAGATAAGGACCATAGAAAATTGTTGATGTAGTGTCAATCACTTTATAATCAGAATAGCCTTCCTTTTTTAAAAACGCATGGTATTGCTCGGGGTTTGTAATTTCTTGTTCAAGATATTTACACATTGATCGGAATAAATATGTTTTGTTTTCTTCTTTACAGACATAATAATACAATTGTGTGTACGCATATTTATCTTTTAGTATGGTCCATTTTTTAGGGTTAATGGAAACACTTTCGGGGTAATTATATAAAAGATACTCTTTACCATTAGTTAAATTATATCTGTATTCATGCAAAAAAGGAGCTTCTTTTTCAGCATTTTTTAATGTGTAAACCTCTTCTGTCCATAAAAATGGAGGCGATTGGTAAGAGGTATTACAACCTAAAACACTCAGAAATATAATTATAATAGTGATTCGTTTCATTTTTAATACAGTATTGAGATGTCTTCTCTATTTTTGGCTAATTGCTTATTGAACTATTAGGTAAGTTTTAGGTACAAAAAGAGTTAACTTAACATACAAATTAATCAAACAAAGGGGTAATATACATCTTGTAACTAGACTGCAACTCAACCCACTTTTAAACTGATTTTTTAATACGTCAAGGCTAATTAATTTTTAGTATTACCATAAGACGAGATGTATTTGAAATTATTTTAGTAATATCAGTTATTTTCTTTAACCCATTTATCAATAATTTCTTTGGGTGTGTCTAACATAAATTTTCCTTTACTCTCCCAATAGTTTTGTTGCGATTTAAGATAAGATTCAACAGTAATTTCTTTTCTCTTAAATCTGATTTGGTGTCTAATTCCACCGTATTCTAATAGAATAGTATGCATTTTAAGATAAGGACCAGAGAAAATTGTTGATGTAGTGTCAATCACTTTATAATCAGAATAACCTTGTTTTTTTAAAAACGTATGGTATTGCTCGGGGTTTGTGATTTCTTGATTAATATGTTTATTTATTGATCGGAATAAATATGTTTTGTTTTCTTCTTTAAAAATTAAATAATATAATACTGTATAGGCATATTTATCTTTTATTATTGTCCATTGTTTAGGATTATCGGAAACACTTTCGGGATAATTGTATAAAAAATACTCATTATCCTCACTGGAATAATTTGTGTTAGGGTGAGGAAAAGGAGCTTCTTTTTCAGCATTTTTTAATGTGTACACTTCTTCTGTCAGTAAAAATGGAGGCGATTGGTAAGAGGTATTACAACCTAAAACACTGAGAAATGTAATTAGAATAGAGATTTTTTTCATGTTAATACAGTATTGAGATGTCTTCTCTTGTTTTTGTTAAGTGGTCTTGTTTTGTGTAACCACCAAATGGGTTAGAGTTGTACAACTTATAAGTAACTTTAGATAGTAGGGCGAAAAAAGACGACAACCATTCGTTTAAACACAAGCCGAATTTTTAAATTTTTCTTATTATCTTTTTTTATCAATACGCCAAATTTAAAAATTTGGAGACCACACAAAAGTGCCTTTGCCATTGCTTTAAACACTTATTGTCCAATTATATTTATACATTACGCCTGTTGCACAACGTGCTGTTAAAGATATAGAAATTTAGTAATGCAAGGCACAAAAATATATCAAGAGACATTATTCAAAAATTTCCAGTTGCTTCGTCGGGTTCCCCAAGACAATTTTTATAGATGATTATATTCTGTTTTAGATTTAGAATTTATACAGAATCAGACAAAAAGCTATTACGGAAACTGTGGACAAAAAAGTTTAGATCCCGTAGTGTTTTTCAAATTCTGTTTAGTTGGTTATTTAGAGAATATCACTAGCGATAGAAAACTATTATTGTATTTTATAGAAAATACGGCGTATCAAAATTAAAAACAGCTTAAAATCAAAGATTCTAAGCTGTTTTTATGCTTTTTTAAGGGGTTGTGCAACGATTACCGGTGTTGGCAACTGTAATTTTTATTTCAGAGAATATTTTTCAAATCTTGTTTTCCAATTATTGCCATAATTTCAACGATATTATTATTCACTTTGTAATAAATACTATCAGAGCCAGAAACACAACGTCTATATCCTATTTTTATATAATCTACAGATTCAAAATAAAATGGATTTTCAACAATAGTATCAAAGTTCTCAAACAAAGTATCGAAATACTTATCAGCTTGTGTCATTCCAAACTTTTCAACTCCGTATTTATGTATTCTTATTAAGTCTTCTTTCGCTAAGTTACTTAGTTTATACTGAGTCATTAAATTAATGACTTTGATTCCGCTAATATTTGTTCTTTACTTAAATTTGTAAATCCGCTATTTTCGGCTTTTTCTAATTTGGCACTAATCCAGTCAATTTGGCTCTGCTGTTTTCTTGCTTGTCTAATTAAATCGTTCACAAGTTCACTTTTGGTAGAATATTCTTTTTTGTCAACTTGATTTTTCAACCACTCATCATTCGGTTGAGTGAATGAAATGCTCTGTCTTGCCATAATATTTTGTTTTGGTGCTAATTTACACCAAAAAAGATAATACAGCAAATTTAATGTTCAGTTTGAGTTTCTCAATTTTATAGTTACCAACGTGTTTCTTTAGTTTGTAATAAATATCTTTATATAGAAAAAGAAGAGAACTATAACGTGTTTTAGAATTATAGATCCATTGCACGTACGTGTATGATTCGTGTGGGGGTTTAAAGTAAGAAGACTTTTAGTTTAGCACGAGGCAAAGCATTTTGTTTGCCTTTATCTTGTTTTGTTGAAAAGTCAAATGAAAATGATTTGACGGACTTAGTAAATGTACACTAAACTTTGGTAAAGCACCAAACCTCGCATTAATTACACACATTGTCCCTGTTGCACAACGTGTTGTTAAAGATATAGAAATTACGTCTATTTAATACTGCAAGGCACAAAAATATATCAAGAGACATTATTCAACAATTTCCAGTTGCGTCGGTGGGTTCCTCAAGCCAATTTTTATAGATGATTATCTTCTGTTTTAGATTTAGAATTTATACAGAATCAGACAAAAATCTATTACGGAAACTGTGGACAAAAAAGTTTAGATCCCATGGTGTTTTTCAAATTCTGTTTAGTTGGTTAGTTTGAGAATATCAACAGTGATAGAAAACTGCTGTCGCATTGTATTTTAGAGAAAATACGGCGTATCAAAATTAAAAACAGCTTAAAATCAAAGATTTTAAGCTGTTTTTATGCTTTTTTAAGGGGTTGTGCAACGGTTACCGGTGTTGGCAGTATGTGCTTTTATTTTTTAAAAGTCCGATTAATTTGAGACTACTTTTAGTCCGATAATTGAGGCTATTAATGTCATAATGAAAAATAG is drawn from Psychroserpens sp. NJDZ02 and contains these coding sequences:
- a CDS encoding type II toxin-antitoxin system RelE/ParE family toxin is translated as MTQYKLSNLAKEDLIRIHKYGVEKFGMTQADKYFDTLFENFDTIVENPFYFESVDYIKIGYRRCVSGSDSIYYKVNNNIVEIMAIIGKQDLKNIL
- a CDS encoding transposase, with the protein product MQNQTKSYYGNCGQKSLDPVVFFKFCLVGYLENITSDRKLLLYFIENTAYQN
- a CDS encoding type II toxin-antitoxin system ParD family antitoxin, whose translation is MARQSISFTQPNDEWLKNQVDKKEYSTKSELVNDLIRQARKQQSQIDWISAKLEKAENSGFTNLSKEQILAESKSLI